A single window of Cytobacillus dafuensis DNA harbors:
- a CDS encoding ABC transporter ATP-binding protein, with product MSTSKRLLKYALDFKRPIFLGLFFLTAAVFTDLAGPFIAKYIIDEHMTIGRIEIKPIAWLLCLYFILAIATAILRYFMFIYLQSGANRVVQKLRQDVFGHIQTLPIQYFDNLPAGKIVARVTNDTEAIRNLYVTVLSNFATGLISIAGVYIALFILNWKLAIIALILLPIVYLWMILYRRFASRYNKVIRKKIADINAMINESIQGMTIIQAFRREKQMTKEFDEMNDEHYAYQRKLLLLDSATSFNLVNTIRLMMFSIFIIYFGTQSLTTAEIVSSGTLYAFVDYLTRLFNPITQIVNQFSQLERSLVAGNRVFEVLDTNGEKVSQEMMPKYDGHVLFEDVSFAYKNDEYVLKNVSFEANRGETVALVGHTGSGKSSIMNLLFRFYDPSKGKIYIDGIDVTTVPRQTMRQHMGIVLQDPYLFTGTIASNVSLNDPKITREKIEEALKAVGAERVLSHLEKGIDEPVIEKGSTLSSGQRQLVSFARALAFDPAILILDEATSNIDTETEEIIQHAMDVLKKGRTTFIIAHRLSTIKNADRILVLDRGVIKEQGTHDELLAHGGIYDQMYQMQAKSLQV from the coding sequence ATGAGTACGAGTAAACGATTATTGAAATATGCTTTGGATTTTAAGCGGCCCATTTTTCTTGGATTATTTTTCTTAACAGCCGCAGTATTTACCGATCTTGCAGGTCCATTCATTGCAAAATATATTATCGATGAGCATATGACAATTGGAAGAATTGAAATCAAGCCGATTGCTTGGCTGCTTTGTTTATATTTTATTTTAGCCATTGCAACAGCTATTTTACGTTACTTTATGTTTATTTATTTGCAAAGTGGTGCAAACCGTGTTGTACAGAAATTACGTCAGGATGTATTTGGTCATATTCAAACATTGCCGATTCAGTATTTCGATAATCTGCCAGCTGGAAAAATTGTGGCCCGTGTCACCAATGATACAGAAGCAATAAGAAATTTATATGTGACAGTCCTTTCTAATTTTGCAACAGGCCTTATTTCGATAGCAGGTGTATATATTGCGCTATTTATATTAAATTGGAAATTGGCGATCATTGCCTTAATCTTGCTTCCAATCGTCTATCTTTGGATGATTCTATATCGAAGATTTGCGTCGCGATACAATAAAGTGATTCGCAAAAAAATTGCTGATATTAATGCCATGATTAATGAATCCATTCAAGGCATGACCATTATTCAAGCCTTTCGTCGTGAAAAGCAAATGACGAAAGAATTTGATGAAATGAACGATGAACATTATGCCTATCAGCGAAAATTATTGTTATTAGATTCAGCAACGTCTTTTAACTTAGTAAATACGATTCGTCTCATGATGTTTTCGATTTTTATTATTTATTTTGGGACACAATCCCTTACGACAGCAGAGATTGTGTCATCAGGTACTCTATATGCTTTTGTCGATTATTTAACGAGACTATTCAATCCGATTACGCAAATCGTCAATCAGTTTTCACAGCTAGAACGCTCACTTGTGGCAGGGAACCGGGTGTTTGAAGTGTTAGATACAAATGGGGAAAAGGTATCGCAAGAAATGATGCCAAAATATGATGGGCATGTCCTATTCGAAGATGTATCATTCGCTTACAAAAACGATGAATATGTTTTGAAAAATGTATCTTTTGAAGCGAATCGCGGTGAAACAGTGGCCCTTGTTGGCCATACGGGTTCTGGAAAAAGCTCCATTATGAATCTACTATTCCGCTTCTATGATCCATCTAAGGGTAAGATTTATATTGATGGTATCGACGTAACGACTGTGCCAAGACAGACGATGCGCCAGCATATGGGCATTGTTTTACAAGATCCATATTTATTTACAGGAACGATCGCGTCCAATGTCAGTTTGAATGATCCAAAAATTACACGGGAAAAGATAGAAGAAGCATTGAAAGCAGTTGGTGCGGAACGAGTTCTGAGCCATCTCGAAAAAGGAATCGATGAACCTGTTATCGAAAAAGGAAGCACACTCTCTTCTGGCCAGCGTCAGCTTGTTTCCTTTGCACGAGCACTCGCCTTTGACCCTGCGATTTTAATATTGGATGAGGCCACATCCAATATTGATACAGAGACAGAAGAAATCATTCAGCATGCGATGGATGTTCTTAAGAAAGGACGTACGACGTTTATTATCGCACACCGTCTTTCAACCATTAAAAATGCCGACCGTATTCTTGTATTAGATCGTGGCGTCATTAAAGAACAAGGTACGCATGATGAATTGCTGGCTCATGGCGGCATTTATGACCAAATGTATCAAATGCAGGCAAAATCACTACAAGTATAA
- a CDS encoding GNAT family N-acetyltransferase, translated as MDIRKPNDLELNKVMLLSPQAVFDGTLGEVKPTNEKIKHLVEPLLEKGCYYLIATENDHLMGWILIGASKDQFTDRMNGFIYELFVLEEFRGNGISKRLMKTAIDHLKQDGYPEVRLSAFAGNHAIKLYEKMGFSIRTVTMSLPL; from the coding sequence GTGGATATTAGAAAACCTAACGATTTAGAGCTTAATAAGGTTATGTTACTTTCTCCACAAGCTGTATTTGATGGCACTTTGGGTGAAGTAAAGCCGACAAATGAAAAAATTAAACATCTTGTTGAACCGCTACTTGAAAAGGGTTGCTATTATTTAATAGCAACAGAAAACGATCATTTAATGGGCTGGATTCTTATAGGGGCAAGCAAAGATCAATTTACCGATAGGATGAATGGATTTATTTATGAACTATTTGTTTTAGAAGAATTTAGAGGGAACGGGATTTCTAAAAGGTTAATGAAAACGGCCATTGACCATCTAAAACAAGATGGATATCCTGAAGTTCGACTAAGTGCATTTGCAGGGAATCATGCTATTAAATTATACGAAAAAATGGGCTTTAGCATAAGAACAGTTACAATGAGCTTGCCGTTATAA
- a CDS encoding GNAT family N-acetyltransferase, with the protein MERLLEQLKKAGVHIMKNDFDILLENFNDELNNSSEIDVLINGLISNITRSEHKKILLECPMTLLNNLSNTKEKMKIVGERVIFTKDFSERLAISVPPYEVWSITEPRAISFLSEVMGVDKTEKFLMSMRSELPTQVNKMFTVYVIDNDPIGVVFPHIEPETDQEGRIFWIGIHPKFLGKGFGKDLHLIGLYRLHHEFKAKSYLGATKIENLSMRKIMSANGCHQHKNSVISLEYSL; encoded by the coding sequence TTGGAAAGACTATTAGAACAGCTAAAAAAAGCTGGAGTCCATATTATGAAAAATGATTTTGATATTCTTTTAGAAAATTTCAATGATGAATTAAATAATTCCAGTGAAATAGACGTTCTTATAAATGGGCTTATATCGAACATAACAAGAAGTGAACATAAAAAAATATTATTAGAATGTCCTATGACTCTCTTAAACAATTTGAGCAATACGAAAGAAAAAATGAAAATCGTTGGTGAAAGAGTAATATTTACTAAGGATTTTTCGGAGCGATTGGCTATTTCGGTTCCACCTTATGAAGTATGGTCAATAACTGAGCCGAGGGCCATATCGTTTTTATCTGAAGTGATGGGTGTAGATAAAACAGAGAAATTTCTTATGAGTATGAGAAGTGAATTACCAACACAAGTGAATAAAATGTTTACTGTCTATGTCATTGACAATGACCCTATTGGTGTGGTGTTTCCTCATATTGAACCTGAAACAGATCAAGAAGGACGGATTTTTTGGATAGGAATTCATCCTAAATTTCTTGGAAAAGGATTTGGAAAGGACCTGCATTTAATAGGGTTATACAGGTTGCATCATGAATTTAAGGCAAAATCTTATCTTGGGGCAACAAAAATAGAAAACCTCTCCATGAGAAAAATTATGAGTGCAAACGGATGCCATCAACATAAAAATAGTGTCATATCATTGGAATATTCCTTATAG
- a CDS encoding Type 1 glutamine amidotransferase-like domain-containing protein: MRQIIAMGGGGFSMEPDNLLLDRYILAQVKKELPKVCFIPTASGDAAGYIERFYEAFKTLQCQPSHLSLFEPNFEDLEQYVLEQDIIYVGGGNTRNMLLLWKEWGLDKALRKAYENGTILSGLSAGSNCWFEEGLTDPINAPLHKINCLGFLKGSHSPHYDGEEKRRPSYHQLILEGKMQEGYAADDGAALHFVDESLTKTVSSRPKAKAYFVKSEGRRIIETELNTIYLGDK; encoded by the coding sequence ATGAGACAGATTATAGCAATGGGTGGAGGCGGTTTCTCAATGGAGCCAGATAACCTTCTGCTCGACCGGTATATACTAGCTCAAGTTAAGAAAGAGTTGCCAAAAGTATGTTTTATTCCTACTGCCAGCGGAGACGCAGCAGGCTATATTGAAAGATTTTATGAGGCATTTAAAACATTACAATGTCAGCCATCACACTTATCGTTATTTGAGCCCAACTTTGAAGATTTAGAGCAATATGTACTTGAGCAAGACATTATATATGTGGGTGGAGGCAATACGAGAAATATGCTTCTTTTGTGGAAGGAATGGGGATTAGATAAAGCTTTGAGAAAAGCGTATGAAAACGGGACGATTCTTTCTGGACTAAGCGCTGGTTCAAATTGCTGGTTTGAAGAAGGACTAACAGACCCAATAAACGCACCACTACATAAAATAAATTGTTTAGGTTTTTTGAAGGGAAGCCATAGCCCTCACTATGATGGAGAGGAAAAAAGGAGACCCTCTTATCATCAATTAATCTTAGAGGGAAAAATGCAAGAAGGCTATGCAGCTGATGACGGAGCAGCGTTACACTTTGTAGATGAATCTTTAACTAAGACTGTAAGCTCAAGGCCAAAAGCGAAGGCTTACTTTGTTAAAAGTGAAGGTCGTAGAATTATTGAAACCGAATTGAACACCATTTACTTAGGTGATAAATAG